A stretch of the Planifilum fulgidum genome encodes the following:
- a CDS encoding beta-class carbonic anhydrase → MKNQPTSNAKALLESNRAYAQRFNQGDLPSPPARKVAIVTCMDARLDPLAFLDAQLGDIHVIRNAGGRVTEDVIRSLVISEQLLDTKEIIVIHHTDCGMLTFKNEDLYARIEKNLGEKAGKEARKIDFLPFRDLEESVREDMEKLKQSELIPEDVRIYGGIYDVRTGRVEPVE, encoded by the coding sequence ATGAAAAATCAGCCCACCAGCAACGCCAAGGCTTTGCTCGAATCCAACCGGGCATACGCCCAGAGGTTCAATCAGGGAGATTTACCGTCTCCCCCCGCTCGCAAAGTTGCCATTGTGACTTGTATGGATGCAAGATTGGATCCATTGGCGTTTTTGGATGCACAGCTCGGTGACATCCACGTCATCCGGAACGCCGGTGGCCGCGTCACGGAGGATGTCATCCGATCCTTGGTCATCTCTGAACAGCTGCTGGATACAAAAGAGATCATCGTGATTCACCATACCGACTGCGGAATGCTCACCTTTAAGAACGAGGATCTGTATGCACGAATCGAAAAAAACCTTGGTGAAAAGGCGGGGAAGGAAGCGCGAAAAATCGACTTTTTGCCCTTCAGGGATCTCGAGGAAAGTGTCAGGGAAGACATGGAGAAACTGAAACAATCCGAACTGATTCCGGAGGATGTCCGTATCTACGGAGGGATCTACGACGTCCGAACCGGAAGAGTGGAACCGGTTGAGTGA
- a CDS encoding ABC transporter substrate-binding protein, which translates to MNLVEHYIRLRSAYPGKEKMPVTVAELAETLCCTRRNVKHLIRKMEERKWILWMPGSGRGNRSVLIFQRGLEEMAVSHFTELLEKGRVHDAMEFLRRGELPEEVWERCRERLHVRLGLQVEQADNRRREVLKIPLYRKLTTLDPSAVSVVAECHFVRQVYDTLVHYDAKTRLLRPHLAHAWESDSAHAEWTFYLRKGVRFHDGRLLSAEDVRHTFRRLMEAPNSVMPWLARYIAEIEVMDEHAIRFRLTDSLPFFPRFLGTVNTSIRPREASARRHVGTGPFQIRELSDSRVVFEAFDGYFRERPLLDRIELWLVPGEKKGEARYQLPGEDEGGGEREVLFEQFACEMLVFNFRRPGPQHDIRFRRAMREICDRRRMVKELGGNDRFPADSMLPEKSRSAEVSPSSLDEARSWLEGSRYAGETLSLYYFDQSEGNCGTKAEVADWIRRRAQAVGVRISPVPVPIDWLYRKELEEKADLFLMADVFDSDFESSWFMFFRNTNLFRRFLDPERLNATLRLTDRFVREPSGEGRRRIIDEVEGFLHRDLTMLFLCHLYKRIKYPRNLQGLTFDSFGWADFRKLWIRPGDGKTAADGR; encoded by the coding sequence GTGAACTTGGTGGAACACTACATCAGATTGCGGTCGGCTTATCCGGGAAAAGAAAAAATGCCCGTCACGGTGGCGGAATTGGCGGAGACGCTGTGCTGCACCCGACGCAATGTGAAGCATCTGATCCGAAAAATGGAGGAGCGAAAATGGATCCTCTGGATGCCCGGAAGCGGACGGGGAAATCGGTCGGTTCTCATCTTTCAGCGGGGGCTGGAGGAGATGGCCGTTTCCCACTTTACCGAGTTGCTGGAAAAGGGTCGGGTCCATGATGCGATGGAGTTCCTGCGCCGTGGGGAACTTCCGGAAGAGGTGTGGGAGCGGTGCCGGGAGCGCCTCCACGTCCGGCTGGGGCTGCAGGTGGAGCAGGCGGACAACCGGCGAAGGGAAGTGCTGAAAATCCCCCTTTACCGTAAGCTGACCACCCTGGATCCTTCCGCCGTGTCGGTGGTGGCGGAGTGTCACTTCGTTCGCCAGGTGTATGACACCCTGGTTCATTATGATGCAAAAACGCGTCTGCTAAGACCTCACCTGGCCCACGCGTGGGAATCGGATTCCGCTCATGCCGAATGGACTTTTTATTTGCGAAAGGGGGTCCGGTTTCACGACGGGAGATTGCTGTCGGCGGAGGATGTCCGCCACACCTTCCGGCGATTGATGGAGGCGCCGAATAGCGTGATGCCGTGGCTGGCCCGTTACATTGCCGAAATCGAGGTAATGGACGAACACGCCATCAGGTTCCGTTTGACGGATTCTTTGCCCTTTTTTCCCCGTTTTCTCGGAACCGTCAACACATCGATCCGTCCCCGCGAAGCGTCTGCCCGGCGACATGTGGGGACCGGTCCCTTTCAGATCCGGGAGCTGTCGGACAGCCGGGTGGTGTTTGAAGCCTTCGACGGTTATTTTCGGGAGCGTCCGCTTTTGGATCGGATCGAGCTTTGGCTTGTTCCGGGGGAGAAGAAGGGGGAAGCGCGGTATCAGTTGCCGGGGGAGGATGAAGGCGGCGGCGAGCGGGAAGTGCTGTTCGAACAATTTGCCTGCGAGATGCTGGTTTTCAATTTTCGCAGGCCCGGACCGCAACATGATATCCGTTTTCGCCGGGCGATGCGGGAGATCTGCGACCGCAGGCGGATGGTGAAAGAGCTGGGGGGAAACGACCGGTTTCCTGCCGACAGCATGTTGCCGGAAAAGAGCCGGTCGGCGGAGGTTTCGCCATCCTCCCTGGATGAGGCGCGTTCGTGGTTGGAGGGGAGCCGTTACGCCGGGGAGACGCTGTCTCTGTACTATTTTGACCAATCGGAGGGGAATTGCGGGACCAAAGCTGAGGTTGCCGACTGGATCCGGAGACGGGCGCAGGCGGTGGGGGTGCGGATTTCGCCCGTTCCGGTGCCGATCGACTGGCTGTACCGCAAAGAATTGGAGGAAAAGGCCGATCTGTTTTTGATGGCGGACGTTTTCGATTCGGATTTTGAGTCGAGCTGGTTCATGTTTTTTCGCAACACCAACCTGTTTCGCCGCTTTTTGGATCCGGAACGTCTGAACGCCACCCTTCGCCTGACGGATCGGTTTGTCCGCGAACCGTCCGGCGAGGGGCGGAGGAGGATTATCGATGAAGTGGAGGGGTTTCTTCACCGCGATTTGACGATGCTGTTTCTGTGCCACCTGTACAAACGGATCAAATATCCCCGGAATCTTCAGGGGCTGACCTTCGATTCCTTCGGCTGGGCGGATTTCCGGAAATTGTGGATCCGGCCGGGCGACGGAAAAACCGCCGCGGACGGGCGGTGA
- a CDS encoding YunC family protein, whose protein sequence is MVRLQPFDVDGLRVIGVEVALPKTRLLVLTTDKGYIMCGALDVKLLNEKLAERGILAGRAVGVRSLEDLLEAPLESVTLEAERRGIRPGMTGREALLKMA, encoded by the coding sequence TTGGTACGGCTTCAACCCTTTGATGTGGACGGCCTCCGGGTGATCGGCGTGGAAGTGGCGCTTCCCAAGACGAGGCTGCTGGTTTTGACGACGGACAAAGGATATATCATGTGCGGCGCGCTCGATGTGAAACTGCTGAATGAAAAATTGGCGGAGCGCGGGATATTGGCCGGCCGGGCTGTCGGCGTGCGCAGTCTGGAAGATTTGCTGGAAGCCCCGCTGGAATCGGTTACCCTGGAGGCGGAGCGCCGCGGGATTCGCCCCGGCATGACCGGCCGGGAAGCCTTGTTGAAAATGGCGTGA
- a CDS encoding DUF6154 family protein, translating to MRFVDEVYSLYRDQLNDEEEDPVTLVLSLLEEHTREDIQRLIDEMSEEELFQMMGIYLVEMLKMKMAQEGKIPLWKPSFVPPHLH from the coding sequence ATGCGATTTGTCGACGAGGTTTATTCACTGTACCGGGACCAGTTGAACGACGAAGAAGAGGATCCGGTGACCCTGGTTCTCAGTTTGTTGGAAGAACACACCCGGGAAGATATCCAACGGTTGATCGATGAAATGAGCGAAGAGGAACTGTTCCAGATGATGGGGATCTACCTCGTGGAGATGCTGAAGATGAAGATGGCGCAGGAAGGAAAAATTCCTCTTTGGAAGCCGTCCTTCGTTCCTCCCCATCTCCATTGA
- a CDS encoding nucleotidyltransferase domain-containing protein has translation MKKCAVFSPELDRVIRLMEGFQHPWFIAGGWALDLACGRQTRAHDDVDLCLFRENNASLLRFFEDWEKAVAVPGEGRLVCCRSERDVEPPRHELHFCKEGQALEFLLIDREGDEVLFRRDPSIRMPLGRLARKDPLGRPYVSPAWQLLFKAKIPVPRTKRISLRTSRF, from the coding sequence CTGAAGAAGTGCGCCGTTTTCTCTCCGGAACTGGACCGGGTCATTCGCCTGATGGAGGGATTTCAACATCCCTGGTTCATCGCCGGCGGGTGGGCTTTGGACCTTGCGTGCGGCAGACAGACGCGTGCCCATGATGATGTGGATCTCTGCCTTTTTCGGGAAAACAACGCCTCGCTCCTTCGGTTTTTCGAAGATTGGGAGAAAGCCGTGGCGGTGCCGGGGGAGGGCCGTTTGGTTTGTTGCCGATCGGAAAGGGATGTGGAACCTCCTCGGCACGAGCTCCATTTTTGCAAAGAAGGCCAGGCGCTCGAATTTTTGTTGATCGATCGGGAAGGCGACGAGGTTTTGTTCCGGAGAGATCCGTCGATCCGGATGCCTCTCGGCCGGCTGGCGAGAAAGGACCCGCTGGGCCGACCGTACGTCTCCCCCGCCTGGCAACTGCTTTTCAAGGCGAAAATCCCCGTCCCAAGGACGAAGCGGATTTCCTTACGCACCTCCCGTTTCTGA
- a CDS encoding RluA family pseudouridine synthase — protein MEKTPAHHNKWISYKIPPDWDGKKVEEVLRGPLALSNRMINRLTRCRGIRLNGRMPWLGRRVKKGDRLRVAVRPLERSDLVPEPVPFGLLYEDADLMVVDKPAGVNVHPVHPGETGTLTHGILYHWQSQGFEGRVRPVHRLDRDTTGVLLIAKNAYMHQLLDRQLKNRSIGRIYLAIVQGRLTRETGAIRLPIGRDPTHPLRRRVAEDGAEAITLYRVLASTEQASLIEARLETGRTHQIRVHFAHLGHPLWGDRLYGGPGKLIGRHALHAERLSFTHPLKEEKMTFSAPPPQDFARLMEALGLRGNRPPAPTA, from the coding sequence ATGGAAAAGACCCCTGCCCATCACAACAAATGGATCTCATATAAAATTCCACCGGACTGGGACGGAAAAAAAGTGGAGGAGGTCCTGAGGGGCCCCCTCGCCCTCTCCAACCGGATGATCAACCGCCTGACCCGGTGCCGCGGAATTCGGCTCAACGGCCGGATGCCCTGGCTGGGCCGGCGGGTGAAGAAGGGGGATCGCCTGCGCGTCGCCGTCAGACCCCTGGAGCGGTCCGACTTGGTCCCGGAACCGGTTCCCTTCGGCCTTCTTTACGAGGATGCGGATTTGATGGTGGTGGACAAACCGGCGGGCGTCAATGTCCATCCCGTCCATCCCGGGGAGACCGGCACCCTGACCCACGGCATCCTTTACCATTGGCAAAGTCAGGGCTTCGAAGGACGGGTCCGCCCCGTGCACCGGCTGGACCGGGACACCACAGGGGTTCTGCTCATCGCCAAAAACGCCTACATGCACCAGCTGTTGGACCGCCAGCTGAAAAACCGGTCCATCGGGCGGATCTACCTCGCCATTGTGCAGGGCCGTCTCACCCGGGAGACGGGCGCAATCCGCCTGCCCATCGGTCGGGACCCGACCCATCCCCTCCGCCGGCGTGTCGCCGAGGACGGAGCGGAAGCGATTACCCTGTACCGGGTTCTCGCCTCCACCGAACAGGCCTCCCTGATCGAGGCGAGGCTGGAGACCGGCCGAACGCACCAGATCCGCGTCCATTTCGCCCACCTGGGACACCCCCTGTGGGGAGACCGGCTTTATGGAGGCCCCGGCAAACTTATCGGAAGGCACGCCCTCCACGCGGAACGCCTGTCCTTCACCCATCCCCTGAAGGAAGAGAAGATGACCTTTTCGGCACCTCCGCCGCAGGATTTTGCCCGGCTTATGGAGGCACTGGGACTCCGAGGGAACCGCCCGCCGGCCCCTACGGCATGA
- a CDS encoding bifunctional metallophosphatase/5'-nucleotidase has protein sequence MTRLKYLHILHTNDLHSHFERMPKIATLLSQLQRENRGDEAWIAVDVGDHMDRGRMETEGTGGMANRAVLEATGYQVVTLGNNELLTFPREALDRVYAGVSFSVVGTNIEPIRGSRPEWLKKWAVREVGGLRIGFLGATIPYPIFYEQMGWRLSDPLEVLAEWVPKIRGKVDVLVLLSHLGLSLDRRLAEEVPGIDLILGGHTHHLLEVPERVGNTFIAAAGKYGQHVGHVTLEWDAERGCIAGGSGRVRPVEGIGDSEVILRRIELHRREGKKFLSSPIGCLDRPLSIDWYRESPLGNLLADGLREWVGAEVALVNAGQLLGGLDRGPVTKGRLHQICPHPINPCKMMLTGRQILRTLEEALLEEFQRLKIRGFGFRGERLGTINVSGLQVEYRPEAKPYQKIRSVRVGGERLQEDRKYQVASVDMFTFGVGYFELQNGEDVRYYLPEFLRDVLAWRLQRPESVKDCLVPRWIRV, from the coding sequence GTGACTCGGCTGAAATATTTGCACATCCTGCACACAAACGATCTCCACAGCCATTTCGAGCGGATGCCGAAAATCGCGACGCTTTTGTCACAGCTTCAGCGGGAAAATCGAGGGGATGAGGCGTGGATCGCCGTCGACGTGGGAGACCACATGGACCGGGGGAGGATGGAGACGGAGGGAACCGGCGGCATGGCCAACCGGGCGGTGTTGGAGGCCACCGGTTATCAGGTGGTGACCTTGGGCAACAACGAACTGCTCACCTTTCCCCGGGAGGCTCTGGATCGGGTGTATGCGGGGGTCTCCTTTTCCGTTGTCGGAACCAATATCGAGCCCATCCGGGGGAGTCGGCCCGAATGGTTGAAAAAGTGGGCGGTCCGGGAGGTGGGAGGCCTTCGCATCGGCTTTCTGGGGGCGACCATCCCCTATCCGATCTTTTATGAACAGATGGGCTGGCGGCTGTCCGATCCTCTGGAGGTGCTCGCCGAGTGGGTGCCCAAGATCCGGGGAAAAGTGGATGTTCTCGTGCTGCTTTCCCATCTCGGTCTGTCCCTGGACCGCCGTTTGGCGGAGGAGGTGCCGGGGATCGACCTGATCCTGGGCGGTCACACCCACCATCTGCTGGAGGTTCCCGAGCGGGTCGGAAACACCTTCATCGCCGCGGCGGGCAAGTATGGACAACATGTGGGGCATGTCACGCTGGAGTGGGATGCCGAAAGAGGGTGCATCGCCGGCGGATCGGGGCGGGTGCGGCCTGTGGAGGGAATCGGTGATTCCGAAGTGATCCTCCGCCGGATCGAGCTACACCGGCGGGAGGGAAAAAAATTTCTTTCCAGCCCGATCGGATGCCTGGATCGCCCCCTCTCCATCGATTGGTACCGGGAATCTCCCTTGGGAAACCTCCTGGCGGACGGATTGAGGGAGTGGGTGGGGGCCGAGGTGGCCCTGGTCAATGCCGGGCAGCTGTTGGGCGGGCTGGATCGCGGGCCGGTGACAAAGGGGCGCTTGCATCAGATCTGTCCACATCCGATCAATCCGTGTAAAATGATGCTGACGGGGCGGCAAATCCTGCGCACGCTGGAGGAGGCCCTGCTGGAGGAGTTTCAGCGCCTTAAGATCCGCGGTTTTGGATTCCGGGGTGAACGGCTGGGAACGATCAATGTTTCCGGGCTTCAGGTGGAGTACCGTCCCGAGGCGAAGCCCTATCAGAAGATCCGCTCCGTCCGCGTGGGAGGCGAGCGGCTTCAGGAAGACCGGAAATACCAAGTGGCCAGTGTCGACATGTTCACCTTCGGCGTGGGGTATTTCGAGCTGCAAAACGGAGAAGATGTCCGCTACTATCTTCCGGAATTTTTACGGGATGTGCTCGCCTGGCGGCTCCAGCGTCCGGAATCGGTCAAGGACTGTTTGGTGCCCCGTTGGATCCGGGTTTAA
- a CDS encoding metal ABC transporter substrate-binding protein, protein MPRDKKLLVALSLVMILMAAGCSGETQEDSGGGLMVYASVYPLADFAEKIGGKHVNVTLLVPPGVEPHDFEPTPRDLARLSRADVFIYNGIGFEAWIKKAREILDSERTVTVDASASLKPLYSGSGKGRQEADPHVWLDPVRAKKMAEAIRDALIKADPDHAADYRTNFDRLSRRFDELDRTFREIAENAEKREFVVSHSAFGYLADRYGLRQIAISGLSPSDEPGPKELKAVIEAAKRHRVKVIFFDSLVPGNLAETVKEEVGAEALVLNPLEGLTPQEEKSGEDYFSIMEKNAENLGKALGSAE, encoded by the coding sequence ATGCCACGAGACAAAAAACTGCTGGTTGCCTTATCTCTCGTCATGATTCTGATGGCTGCGGGATGCTCCGGAGAAACGCAGGAAGATTCCGGCGGCGGACTGATGGTTTACGCCAGCGTGTATCCCCTCGCCGATTTTGCCGAAAAGATCGGCGGAAAACACGTGAATGTCACCCTCCTCGTCCCTCCGGGAGTGGAACCCCACGATTTCGAACCCACCCCCAGGGACTTGGCCCGGTTGAGCCGCGCCGACGTCTTCATCTACAACGGAATCGGATTTGAAGCATGGATCAAAAAGGCCAGGGAGATCCTGGATTCCGAGCGGACGGTGACCGTCGACGCCTCCGCATCGCTAAAGCCCCTGTACAGCGGATCGGGAAAAGGGCGCCAAGAGGCGGACCCCCATGTCTGGCTGGATCCCGTGCGGGCGAAAAAAATGGCGGAGGCGATCCGGGACGCCCTGATCAAAGCCGATCCCGATCACGCCGCCGATTACCGGACCAATTTCGATCGGCTCTCCCGCCGCTTTGACGAACTGGACCGAACCTTCCGGGAAATCGCGGAAAACGCGGAAAAAAGGGAGTTTGTCGTCTCCCACTCGGCCTTCGGCTACTTGGCGGATCGATACGGCCTTCGTCAGATCGCCATCTCCGGCTTGTCCCCCTCCGACGAGCCCGGTCCGAAGGAATTGAAGGCGGTGATCGAGGCGGCCAAGCGGCACCGGGTAAAGGTCATCTTTTTCGATTCCCTCGTTCCGGGGAACCTGGCCGAGACCGTCAAGGAGGAAGTGGGTGCCGAAGCCCTGGTGCTGAATCCCCTGGAGGGGTTGACGCCGCAGGAGGAGAAATCCGGGGAAGACTATTTCTCCATCATGGAAAAAAACGCCGAAAACCTCGGCAAGGCGCTGGGATCGGCCGAATGA
- a CDS encoding AzlC family ABC transporter permease, translated as MRSRQEWRKGLASAVPIAIGYIPIAIAFGVIARQSGLSFAETVMMSMMVFAGASQFMAVQMATAGALGMEIIFATLVLNFRHFVMSLSLMDRLKHVPPWARGALAFGITDETFAVASMDEKGGNGRIHPLYLAGLIAVAYGSWVFGTVIGVLFAKAIPRAISDSMNIALYAMFIALLIPAVRKRWWAGAVALIGMALNALFGLFLSGGWATVLATVAAAGCGAYLMPKDQSPAPEKRRVERME; from the coding sequence GTGAGAAGCAGACAAGAATGGAGGAAGGGGTTGGCTTCGGCCGTTCCCATCGCGATCGGCTACATTCCGATCGCCATCGCCTTCGGCGTGATCGCCCGGCAGTCGGGTCTTTCTTTTGCGGAGACGGTAATGATGTCGATGATGGTTTTCGCCGGGGCGAGCCAGTTCATGGCGGTCCAGATGGCGACCGCCGGCGCGCTGGGCATGGAAATCATCTTTGCCACACTGGTGCTCAATTTTCGCCACTTCGTCATGAGCCTTTCCCTGATGGACCGGCTGAAGCATGTGCCCCCCTGGGCGAGGGGAGCCCTTGCCTTCGGCATTACCGACGAGACCTTCGCCGTCGCCTCCATGGACGAGAAGGGCGGTAACGGGCGGATTCATCCCCTGTATCTGGCCGGTTTGATCGCGGTTGCCTACGGTTCATGGGTCTTTGGAACCGTCATCGGGGTTCTGTTTGCCAAGGCGATTCCCCGGGCGATCAGCGACAGCATGAACATCGCCCTGTATGCCATGTTTATCGCCCTGCTGATTCCGGCGGTACGCAAAAGGTGGTGGGCGGGGGCCGTCGCCCTGATCGGAATGGCCCTGAACGCCCTGTTCGGCCTGTTCTTGAGCGGGGGGTGGGCCACGGTACTGGCCACCGTCGCGGCGGCCGGATGCGGAGCGTATCTGATGCCGAAGGATCAGTCTCCCGCCCCGGAAAAACGGCGGGTTGAAAGGATGGAGTGA
- a CDS encoding sulfite exporter TauE/SafE family protein, producing the protein MLRWVEKGQWRVTAVEEWILFVLIGLLAGTFGSLAGLGGGVIAVPSLLLMAALFPEYRHLTPQVVVGTSLVMIVLTALSSTLTYARQRRVDYRSGLLFFAASGPGAATGAYLNRFFEPDSFYIAFGLFLIFVSIVLTVGERGKERPVKWSVTREFTDPDGTVHRYGYHRPTALAVAFLVGMVSSLFGIGGGALMVPVMVFLFRFPPHVATATSMFMIFFSSVIGSLGHVAQGNVEWKAALFLAPGAWFGGRLGAWISSRLSSRGLLVALRLALLLVAVRMIWEGLS; encoded by the coding sequence ATGTTACGATGGGTTGAAAAAGGGCAATGGAGAGTGACGGCAGTGGAGGAATGGATACTTTTTGTATTGATCGGATTGCTGGCAGGGACGTTTGGCAGCCTGGCGGGGTTGGGCGGAGGGGTGATCGCGGTTCCTTCCCTGTTGCTGATGGCCGCCCTCTTTCCGGAATACCGACATCTCACCCCCCAGGTGGTGGTGGGGACGTCGCTGGTCATGATCGTCCTGACCGCCCTGTCGTCCACCTTGACTTATGCCAGGCAGCGCCGGGTGGATTACCGCAGCGGCTTGCTTTTTTTTGCGGCAAGCGGTCCCGGTGCGGCGACGGGGGCCTACCTGAACCGTTTCTTTGAGCCGGATTCCTTTTACATCGCCTTCGGCCTCTTTTTGATTTTTGTCTCCATCGTCCTGACCGTGGGGGAGAGGGGAAAGGAACGGCCCGTCAAATGGAGTGTGACCCGGGAATTCACCGATCCGGACGGCACCGTTCACCGGTACGGTTATCACCGGCCCACGGCCCTTGCCGTCGCCTTTTTGGTGGGGATGGTCTCCAGCCTGTTCGGAATCGGCGGGGGGGCGTTGATGGTTCCGGTGATGGTGTTCCTTTTCCGCTTTCCTCCCCATGTGGCCACCGCCACTTCGATGTTCATGATCTTCTTCTCCTCGGTCATCGGTAGTTTGGGTCATGTGGCACAAGGGAATGTGGAATGGAAAGCGGCCCTGTTTCTCGCCCCCGGGGCGTGGTTCGGCGGCCGGCTGGGGGCCTGGATCTCCAGCCGTCTCAGCAGTCGGGGTCTGCTCGTCGCCCTCCGTCTGGCCCTGCTGCTGGTGGCGGTGCGCATGATTTGGGAGGGGCTGTCCTAA
- a CDS encoding MDR family MFS transporter: MERILNVLRTYHPLVWVLVGGTAFARTASFMSLPFLALYLSRTTGLDPFVTGTIVGAGALAGTFGGFIGGNLSDRFGRKRVMLSTLFVWAAVFWGFAMAEEAALFLILNLLNGLCRSFFEPTGQALLADVTPPDKRMRVFGFRYMAINVGAAVGPLIGAYLGMVSGKITFWITGGAYLLYAVALLIMMNRFAPAVPAAPPERTRFTAALRVICKDAALGWFILGGILGQIGYAQIESTLPLHLKTLFGENNALYPALLTLNAVTVILLQIVVTRWAEKRSLIGNLGLGCLLFGLGLGCFAIGEHRVVMMLGMFILTIGEILTFPTSSLFIDRLAPESLRGTYFGANSFRNVGFFIGPSLGGWLLGSHGGKTAFGLIALLTVCGVLFYWMGYRAWLQRKKAPEKESVSNTSLSAAKAVR; this comes from the coding sequence ATGGAACGAATCCTGAACGTCCTTCGCACCTATCATCCACTGGTCTGGGTCCTCGTCGGAGGAACCGCCTTTGCCCGGACCGCGTCCTTTATGAGCCTCCCCTTTCTGGCTCTGTATCTGTCACGCACCACCGGGCTGGATCCGTTTGTTACCGGAACGATCGTGGGAGCCGGGGCGCTGGCCGGCACCTTCGGCGGTTTCATCGGCGGAAATCTGTCGGACCGTTTTGGCCGCAAACGGGTGATGTTGTCGACGCTATTTGTGTGGGCGGCCGTCTTCTGGGGATTTGCGATGGCTGAAGAAGCCGCCCTGTTTCTGATATTGAACCTGTTGAACGGGCTCTGCCGCTCGTTCTTTGAACCGACCGGCCAGGCGCTCCTGGCCGATGTGACGCCGCCGGACAAGCGGATGCGGGTCTTCGGCTTTCGATACATGGCCATCAATGTGGGCGCCGCCGTCGGTCCCCTGATCGGCGCATATCTGGGGATGGTGTCGGGGAAGATCACCTTCTGGATCACCGGAGGCGCCTATCTGCTGTACGCCGTCGCACTCCTGATCATGATGAACCGATTTGCTCCGGCCGTTCCGGCCGCGCCGCCGGAAAGGACCCGCTTCACCGCCGCCCTGCGGGTGATCTGCAAGGACGCCGCTCTGGGCTGGTTCATCCTGGGGGGAATCCTTGGTCAAATCGGATACGCCCAGATTGAAAGCACCCTGCCCCTGCACCTGAAAACGCTGTTCGGAGAAAACAACGCTCTGTACCCGGCGCTTCTGACGTTAAACGCCGTCACGGTCATCCTGTTGCAGATCGTTGTCACCCGCTGGGCGGAAAAGCGCTCCCTGATCGGAAACCTGGGACTGGGCTGCCTCCTGTTCGGTCTCGGTCTGGGCTGTTTTGCCATCGGTGAACACCGGGTCGTCATGATGCTCGGCATGTTCATCCTGACGATCGGGGAAATCCTGACCTTTCCCACCAGCAGCCTGTTCATCGACCGGTTGGCTCCCGAATCCCTCCGGGGAACCTACTTCGGAGCCAACAGCTTCCGAAATGTCGGCTTCTTCATCGGTCCCTCCCTCGGCGGATGGCTGCTCGGATCCCACGGCGGCAAGACCGCCTTCGGCCTCATCGCCCTCCTGACGGTCTGCGGCGTCCTGTTCTACTGGATGGGATACCGGGCGTGGCTCCAAAGAAAAAAAGCCCCGGAGAAGGAGTCCGTTTCGAACACTTCCCTTTCGGCGGCAAAAGCCGTCCGGTAA
- a CDS encoding AzlD domain-containing protein, whose amino-acid sequence MDWFWIILGMALVTYIPRMLPALLIGQRSVSPWMERWLANIPYAALGALIFPGILSVEEGEPLVGIAGGAVAALLACFRLNMLIVIAGAIGTVAAIQAFAG is encoded by the coding sequence ATGGACTGGTTTTGGATCATTCTCGGGATGGCGCTGGTTACCTATATTCCGCGCATGCTACCGGCGCTACTGATCGGGCAGCGAAGCGTCTCTCCCTGGATGGAGCGGTGGCTGGCAAACATCCCCTACGCCGCCTTGGGGGCGCTCATTTTTCCGGGAATCCTGTCGGTGGAGGAAGGGGAGCCGCTGGTCGGGATTGCGGGGGGAGCCGTCGCCGCCCTTCTCGCCTGTTTCCGGTTGAACATGCTGATCGTCATCGCGGGGGCGATTGGCACCGTGGCGGCGATCCAGGCGTTTGCCGGATGA